Proteins from a genomic interval of Nautilia sp. PV-1:
- a CDS encoding DUF507 family protein, which translates to MLIKEAQVPFLARKISIDLLNSGYVTFPNNIENATKEIEEIIADDVAWEREIEDKAREILANQEEENEFLFYDVDRREVFKLIKSKIAEEEGFNLKRDERVDDLAHFLVKELWDKELIDYDVRDGKIKNVIYKSVMEFLHREVEARDAVYKKIENYKRPLVPGSEEFELVFQRLYEQELRKRGLI; encoded by the coding sequence ATGCTTATAAAAGAAGCCCAAGTGCCTTTTCTTGCTAGAAAAATCAGTATAGATTTATTAAACAGCGGTTATGTTACTTTTCCGAATAATATAGAAAACGCTACAAAAGAGATAGAAGAAATTATTGCAGACGATGTTGCGTGGGAAAGGGAAATAGAAGATAAAGCAAGAGAAATTTTAGCGAATCAGGAAGAAGAGAACGAGTTTCTTTTTTATGATGTGGACAGAAGAGAAGTATTTAAACTTATCAAAAGCAAAATAGCCGAAGAAGAAGGCTTTAATCTTAAAAGAGATGAAAGAGTAGACGATTTGGCTCATTTCTTGGTAAAAGAGCTTTGGGATAAAGAGTTAATAGATTATGATGTAAGAGACGGAAAAATCAAAAACGTAATTTATAAATCGGTTATGGAGTTTTTACACAGGGAAGTTGAAGCAAGAGATGCGGTTTACAAAAAAATAGAAAATTATAAAAGACCGCTTGTTCCTGGAAGTGAAGAGTTTGAACTGGTTTTTCAAAGACTGTATGAGCAGGAGCTGAGAAAAAGAGGATTAATTTAA
- the carA gene encoding glutamine-hydrolyzing carbamoyl-phosphate synthase small subunit, whose translation MMKISILLANGMFFEAKGFGAEGTSVGEIVFNTSMTGYQEIITDPSYAGQFVVFTMPEIGNVGVNEDDMESKGAWLKGVIVREYVDTYSNFRGEKSLGEFLQQQGILGICEIDTRFLTKTLRKEGAMMMIASSEIHDKEELKKILDSTPSIQEIDYIKEVTTKEEYIHPNGAWNDIEFKYNPKNTDKRIVVYDFGVKRNILNELTEAGMECLVVPADTPVEKVIEKYQNGEIQGVFLSNGPGDPLILKDVHEKIKKLLEAKVPMFGICLGHQLLSIAHGYPTFKLKFGHHGGNHPVKNFIGKYPEVEITAQNHNYNVPEEIEEIAEVTHKNLFDNTIEGVKYKNEKVFSVQHHPEASPGPRDAKYIFKQFYEMI comes from the coding sequence ATGATGAAAATAAGTATTCTTTTGGCTAACGGAATGTTTTTTGAAGCGAAAGGCTTCGGCGCTGAAGGCACAAGTGTCGGTGAAATAGTGTTTAATACTTCAATGACGGGATATCAGGAAATTATTACAGATCCCAGTTACGCAGGGCAGTTTGTTGTATTTACCATGCCTGAAATAGGAAACGTCGGAGTAAACGAAGACGATATGGAAAGTAAAGGCGCATGGTTAAAAGGCGTAATTGTTAGAGAATATGTAGATACTTATTCTAATTTCAGAGGCGAAAAAAGTCTTGGAGAATTTTTACAACAACAGGGAATTTTGGGTATTTGCGAAATTGATACAAGATTTTTAACAAAAACATTAAGAAAAGAAGGTGCTATGATGATGATAGCATCGAGTGAAATTCACGATAAAGAAGAGCTTAAAAAAATACTTGATTCAACGCCAAGCATTCAGGAAATAGATTATATTAAAGAAGTTACAACCAAAGAAGAATATATACATCCAAACGGTGCATGGAACGATATAGAGTTCAAATACAATCCTAAAAACACCGATAAGAGAATTGTCGTATATGATTTCGGGGTAAAAAGAAACATATTAAACGAACTGACTGAGGCCGGAATGGAATGTTTGGTGGTCCCTGCCGATACACCTGTAGAAAAAGTAATTGAGAAATATCAAAACGGAGAAATTCAGGGTGTCTTTTTAAGCAACGGACCGGGGGATCCTCTTATTTTAAAAGATGTGCATGAAAAAATCAAAAAACTGCTTGAGGCAAAAGTTCCTATGTTTGGAATCTGTCTTGGGCATCAGCTTTTAAGCATAGCGCACGGTTATCCTACATTTAAGCTTAAATTCGGTCACCACGGCGGAAACCATCCGGTTAAAAACTTTATAGGAAAATATCCGGAAGTTGAAATTACGGCACAAAACCATAACTACAACGTACCTGAAGAGATTGAAGAGATTGCGGAAGTAACGCATAAAAACCTTTTTGACAACACAATTGAAGGCGTAAAATACAAAAACGAAAAAGTTTTTTCGGTTCAGCATCATCCGGAAGCAAGTCCAGGGCCGAGAGACGCTAAATATATCTTTAAACAGTTTTATGAAATGATTTAA
- a CDS encoding undecaprenyl-diphosphate phosphatase, which produces MTVIDSIILGVVEGVTEFLPISSTAHLIIVSTLLGLKQTMQNVAFEVIIQLGATLAIVWIYLEKINFKEINLWKKVLLAFMPLAVIGFLLRHQIKELFTITTVAWMFIIGGIAFFIVEKLYSEEKVKVNDVEKVSFRQALIVGIFQVFALIPGTSRSGATIVGGMLSGLSRKTAADFSFLLAIPTMFAASGYELLKNIHSFSDQNFTVLAVGFVISFLSAYVAVKLFLKFVQKYTLNAFGIYRIIFGILLLYLINQGIIQNG; this is translated from the coding sequence ATGACAGTAATAGACAGCATTATTCTCGGAGTAGTAGAAGGTGTGACTGAATTTTTACCGATATCCTCAACAGCTCACCTGATTATCGTATCTACCCTGTTAGGACTAAAACAGACAATGCAAAACGTGGCTTTCGAAGTAATTATACAGCTTGGCGCCACACTGGCTATAGTATGGATATATCTTGAAAAAATCAATTTTAAAGAAATAAATCTTTGGAAAAAAGTTCTTCTGGCATTTATGCCGCTGGCTGTCATAGGTTTTCTGTTAAGGCATCAGATTAAAGAACTCTTTACCATAACTACGGTTGCATGGATGTTTATAATCGGAGGTATCGCTTTTTTTATCGTAGAAAAACTCTACAGTGAAGAAAAAGTAAAAGTTAACGATGTTGAAAAAGTAAGTTTTAGACAGGCGTTAATAGTGGGGATATTTCAGGTGTTTGCACTAATTCCGGGTACAAGCAGAAGCGGAGCCACAATAGTCGGAGGGATGCTCAGCGGACTCAGCAGAAAAACAGCTGCGGATTTCAGCTTTTTACTTGCAATTCCGACAATGTTCGCAGCAAGCGGATATGAGCTTCTTAAAAACATACACTCTTTTTCCGATCAGAATTTCACTGTTTTAGCCGTAGGATTCGTAATAAGTTTCTTAAGCGCATATGTTGCGGTAAAACTGTTTTTGAAATTTGTACAAAAATACACACTCAACGCATTCGGAATTTACAGAATAATATTCGGTATTTTACTGCTGTATCTGATCAATCAGGGAATTATCCAAAACGGATAA